One Chitinivorax sp. B DNA segment encodes these proteins:
- a CDS encoding type I polyketide synthase, which produces MDKALWSNATRPSDIAIVGMASHFPDAATLYDFWTNVINRKDSIVDVDQMNGEEYWRKADFYDPDPTAADKTYGYKAGFVPPIEFDPVEFKLPPLMLESISTAQIFALYVAKQAMQDARLVGDNPLPVDRDRVGVILGGAGNGNTSFSLASRQQGPYLKKIMLNAGLSDTVASEVIERVNDLYLEWNEDSFPGFLGNVACGRIASYFDLGGTSYMVDAACASSLAAIKAAIGELADGSCDVVLTGGVNLENSIFSFLCFSKTPALSKSNISRPFDQDSDGMMLGDGVGFLVLKRLEDAERDGDRIYAVIKSLQASSDGRAKSIFAPRHEGQVKAMNRAYQRAGVSPADIQLVEAHGTGTQSGDHTEINSLRTVFEACQIPEGSIAIGSIKSQIGHTRCAAGAASMMKVALGLFHKVLPPTINVKQPSKELSLEGSPFYVNIDSKPWFRPVNGAPRRAALSAFGFGGTNYHAILQEHQPEPNGTYRLNRRAEVVVLQADTPAQLLTQGQEMLAGWQAADGAGLFRAHQQTTIGQPIALGAARLAFAAEGLAQATQLLGEALKQLAANLDKDWEHPLGIYYKPRAVATAGRVVALFPGQGAQYVNMAREVVNDYPVVRQTIEGLDAIAYAQGNAPLSNVIFPQPVFSEQAAEQQMQALTRTSRAQPTIGAISAGYYKLLQGLGLKADFMAGHSYGEVTALWAAGVLSDDDFYRVSLARGAAVETPAADANAELGAMLAASMSEEQVDQVLRRFKDLIVANYNSSEQLVLGGSSESIKQAYAFLTERKVRSQILAVSAAFHTPFVEHACAPFQANLADVPFQVPQCTVFSTATAEPHSQDPAAIKASLIKQLISPVRFSQTVEQIYQRGGDLFIEIGPKGILGKLVADILKGKPHSVVSLNPSANGDAALQFKRALAKLVVEGVQFSNLDPQAAPIPAPAAKKKGMSFTMSGGFFLSDKARQKRKHALRQDTRAVEAFINERLPVVAPAPTPSVPVLEAEPVDWPPPRQRQETVLAVETLVEDNTGMNWLSPVPAFNGEGMMQSGKPENEMLSVLGAQIQAQNVLSQVHQQFQLNQREYIQLLNSLMSKQCTLLEKFQGSPQLTDVVASLSQSFQLLDKNQELYHVNHEHYFDNQQAMLGGEAARASRVSALTTQRAPMTLPVAAPVAATAPVVTAPVAVAPVQAAPIAPVQAPKPSVPEMAPVAVAAPVAPAAPVAAAAPTLSAEDEALVKRFEAITVEDLVKQLVTIVSDRTGYPADMINEEMDLEADLGIDSIKRLEIFGAMFDILAAGVPYFQDAESAKETETFDIDAFSNIRKMAIFFKETIDELLAELKGQGTPAAAETTPVAAAPVAPVAEAAAPEIVETPVEDAPPLRNLGFVATTRKLTSEEADKESAAKKSLAEPREDASAPARRLIVSDAEIALNTIHRYQPRKLALPKPDQRALDLAPDHIWLVTDDGKGLSDELAKSLLAQQQRVARLIFGWQQGKGGRKGIKGVNDYVLDRADEATLQALLDKLTKAEGAIGGVVHLQAAVGNVKSVDGAFNAADYDSARTVFTLAKLLQPAFSQINNGRSFFFVVSQLDGELGTAGRGMFPVVASGMTGLTKSLNIEWEDSFCRTVDIDPKASKAAAATMILEELGDAQTDVGEIGRGAKGERFGLGFEQVAIDGQPSLTDIDAKSVFVVTGGARGITAECVIALAKRYPARFALLGRTRIDGPVPAWAEGVNEVNGLKASAIKYLQAQGEQPTPVKVDRMLKDVLQIAEVKQTIAKVAQAGGQAIYVACDIGDAKDVARAVADIQRELGTVTGLIHGAGNLADKRIEKKVATDFDSVFMTKVKGLENLLAAVKTDKLKHVVVFSSVSGFFGNAGQTDYSMANEVLNKFAWLFQSQYPKAFVRSINWGPWDTGMVNDVLKKAYAERKLAIIPTQTGVDHFVNEFRSAAVPQLLIGGGSYKVSPKVKRLPAVTRVVRELNPVDNGFLQDHVVGKHAVLPATVAAGWMVQICEDLLPGYHLEKLSDFKVLKGVVFDEAEQRRFVVEIKPISAPEKGNDRHVLAVSVFNDNDGEQLNRYQATVTMSHETVEQPIYAEAKLSGALDHPAIYGDMRQGALLFHGDAFRGIQHLLNADEKRLTASGTLAATEENKQGQFLVNSFNPYLGDVFVQAPLAWLMLQSDKAGLPSQIGQWEQFAPVAFDQPFYLSMIVVSQSQAALVTDIIVHDEASKVFSKLSGLTFTVSKKLRQQLCDPETTAVA; this is translated from the coding sequence ATGGACAAGGCGCTGTGGAGCAATGCAACACGTCCGTCGGATATCGCGATTGTGGGGATGGCAAGCCACTTTCCGGATGCGGCGACGCTGTACGATTTCTGGACCAATGTCATCAATCGTAAGGATTCGATTGTCGACGTGGACCAGATGAATGGTGAGGAATATTGGCGCAAGGCGGATTTCTACGATCCGGATCCGACCGCCGCTGACAAAACCTACGGTTACAAGGCCGGCTTTGTGCCGCCGATTGAGTTCGACCCGGTTGAATTCAAGTTACCACCGTTGATGCTGGAATCGATCAGTACTGCGCAGATCTTTGCGCTGTATGTCGCCAAGCAGGCAATGCAGGATGCGCGACTGGTCGGTGACAATCCGCTGCCGGTCGACCGTGACCGGGTCGGTGTGATTCTGGGTGGGGCAGGTAACGGCAATACTTCGTTCTCGCTGGCATCACGTCAGCAGGGTCCCTACCTGAAGAAGATCATGCTCAACGCGGGCTTGTCGGACACCGTGGCGAGCGAGGTCATCGAGCGAGTCAACGACCTGTACCTGGAATGGAATGAGGACAGCTTCCCTGGCTTCCTCGGCAATGTGGCCTGCGGCCGGATTGCCAGCTATTTCGATCTGGGCGGTACGTCCTACATGGTGGATGCCGCATGCGCCAGCAGTCTGGCTGCGATCAAAGCTGCTATCGGTGAATTGGCCGATGGTAGTTGCGACGTCGTATTGACTGGTGGCGTGAATCTGGAAAACTCGATTTTCTCGTTCCTGTGCTTCAGCAAGACCCCTGCGCTATCGAAGAGCAATATTTCCCGTCCGTTTGACCAGGATTCCGACGGCATGATGCTGGGCGACGGCGTCGGCTTCCTGGTATTGAAACGCCTGGAAGATGCCGAGCGCGATGGCGACCGCATCTATGCGGTGATCAAATCCCTGCAAGCCTCCAGTGACGGCCGGGCGAAGAGTATTTTCGCGCCGCGTCACGAAGGCCAGGTCAAGGCCATGAATCGTGCCTATCAGCGTGCAGGCGTGTCTCCAGCCGACATCCAGTTGGTGGAAGCACATGGCACGGGCACTCAGTCTGGCGATCACACTGAAATCAACAGCTTGCGGACAGTATTCGAAGCCTGCCAGATTCCAGAAGGCTCCATTGCCATCGGCAGTATCAAATCGCAGATCGGTCATACCCGTTGCGCAGCCGGCGCCGCTTCAATGATGAAAGTGGCACTTGGCCTGTTCCATAAGGTGTTGCCGCCAACCATCAACGTCAAGCAGCCTAGCAAGGAGCTGTCGCTGGAAGGCAGTCCCTTCTACGTGAACATCGACAGCAAGCCCTGGTTCCGTCCGGTTAATGGTGCACCACGTCGCGCTGCGTTGAGCGCGTTCGGTTTTGGCGGCACTAACTATCACGCCATTCTGCAGGAACATCAGCCGGAGCCGAACGGTACCTACCGCTTGAATCGCCGGGCAGAAGTCGTGGTGTTGCAAGCGGATACGCCGGCGCAACTGCTGACACAAGGTCAGGAAATGCTGGCTGGTTGGCAGGCGGCTGACGGGGCAGGGTTGTTCCGTGCGCATCAGCAGACCACAATAGGTCAGCCCATTGCCTTGGGTGCAGCCCGGTTGGCGTTTGCAGCTGAAGGCCTGGCGCAAGCTACACAATTGCTCGGCGAAGCGCTGAAGCAGTTGGCAGCCAATCTGGATAAGGATTGGGAGCATCCACTGGGGATTTACTACAAGCCACGCGCTGTTGCGACAGCAGGGCGGGTGGTGGCTTTGTTCCCAGGACAGGGCGCGCAATATGTGAACATGGCCCGCGAAGTGGTCAATGACTACCCTGTGGTACGTCAAACCATCGAAGGCCTGGATGCGATTGCCTATGCACAAGGCAATGCCCCGCTGTCCAACGTCATCTTCCCGCAACCGGTCTTCAGCGAGCAGGCTGCCGAGCAGCAGATGCAAGCGTTGACCCGTACCAGTCGGGCCCAACCCACCATCGGTGCCATCAGCGCGGGTTACTACAAGCTGTTGCAAGGGCTGGGATTGAAGGCAGACTTCATGGCCGGCCACAGTTATGGCGAAGTGACCGCACTATGGGCAGCCGGTGTGTTGTCGGATGATGACTTCTACCGGGTATCCCTGGCGCGGGGTGCCGCGGTGGAAACGCCCGCTGCGGATGCCAATGCCGAACTGGGTGCGATGCTGGCTGCATCGATGTCCGAAGAGCAGGTCGATCAAGTACTAAGACGGTTCAAGGACCTGATCGTCGCCAATTACAACTCATCAGAGCAACTGGTTCTGGGTGGTTCCAGCGAATCGATCAAGCAGGCATATGCCTTCCTGACCGAACGAAAAGTGCGTAGCCAGATACTGGCGGTGTCCGCTGCTTTCCATACCCCATTTGTGGAACACGCCTGCGCGCCGTTCCAGGCCAACCTGGCCGATGTACCGTTCCAGGTGCCGCAATGCACAGTGTTCTCCACGGCAACGGCGGAACCGCATAGCCAGGACCCGGCAGCCATCAAGGCTTCCCTGATCAAGCAACTGATCAGTCCGGTGCGATTCAGTCAAACCGTTGAGCAGATCTACCAACGTGGTGGTGATCTGTTTATCGAGATTGGTCCGAAGGGCATTCTGGGCAAGCTGGTGGCAGATATTCTGAAAGGCAAGCCGCACAGCGTGGTATCGCTCAACCCCAGCGCCAATGGTGATGCCGCACTGCAATTCAAGCGTGCACTGGCCAAGCTGGTGGTGGAAGGCGTGCAGTTCAGCAATCTGGATCCCCAGGCAGCACCGATCCCTGCGCCTGCAGCCAAGAAGAAAGGTATGAGCTTCACCATGAGCGGTGGCTTCTTCCTTTCCGACAAAGCACGGCAGAAGCGGAAACATGCTTTGCGTCAGGATACCCGCGCGGTTGAAGCATTCATCAATGAACGCCTGCCGGTCGTTGCACCGGCACCCACACCGTCAGTCCCTGTGCTGGAAGCGGAACCGGTCGATTGGCCGCCACCGCGACAGCGACAGGAAACCGTATTGGCAGTTGAAACCCTGGTTGAAGACAACACCGGCATGAACTGGCTGAGTCCTGTTCCTGCTTTTAATGGAGAAGGCATGATGCAAAGCGGTAAGCCCGAAAATGAAATGCTGAGCGTGTTGGGCGCACAGATCCAGGCTCAGAACGTATTGAGTCAGGTACATCAGCAGTTCCAATTGAACCAGCGCGAATACATCCAGCTGTTGAATTCGTTGATGAGCAAGCAGTGCACACTGCTGGAGAAATTCCAGGGCAGCCCGCAATTGACCGATGTGGTTGCTAGCCTGAGCCAGAGCTTCCAGTTGCTGGACAAAAATCAGGAGCTGTACCACGTCAACCATGAACACTATTTCGACAACCAGCAAGCCATGTTGGGCGGCGAAGCAGCACGTGCCAGCCGAGTGTCAGCCCTGACGACACAACGTGCCCCGATGACCTTGCCTGTTGCAGCGCCCGTGGCCGCGACTGCACCTGTCGTCACCGCGCCGGTGGCTGTTGCGCCGGTTCAAGCGGCGCCGATTGCACCGGTGCAGGCACCCAAACCATCCGTTCCGGAAATGGCACCGGTTGCGGTAGCTGCGCCGGTTGCACCAGCGGCCCCTGTTGCTGCTGCAGCACCCACGCTCAGCGCAGAAGACGAAGCCCTGGTGAAACGCTTTGAAGCCATTACGGTAGAAGATCTGGTCAAGCAGTTGGTGACAATTGTCAGCGACCGCACAGGCTACCCGGCTGACATGATCAATGAAGAAATGGATCTGGAAGCGGATCTGGGGATCGATTCCATCAAACGCCTGGAAATCTTCGGTGCAATGTTCGACATTCTGGCCGCCGGCGTGCCGTACTTCCAGGATGCAGAAAGCGCCAAGGAAACAGAGACTTTCGACATCGACGCGTTCAGTAATATTCGCAAGATGGCGATCTTCTTCAAGGAAACCATCGACGAACTGCTGGCCGAACTGAAAGGCCAAGGCACCCCAGCCGCCGCAGAAACTACTCCGGTTGCTGCCGCACCTGTTGCACCGGTGGCTGAAGCCGCTGCGCCGGAAATCGTCGAAACGCCGGTTGAGGATGCGCCGCCGTTGCGCAACTTGGGTTTCGTTGCGACCACACGCAAGCTGACCAGCGAAGAAGCCGACAAGGAATCTGCAGCAAAAAAATCCCTAGCTGAGCCGCGGGAAGACGCATCTGCCCCAGCTCGGCGCTTGATTGTAAGTGATGCCGAAATTGCACTGAATACCATTCACCGCTACCAGCCACGTAAGCTGGCCCTGCCCAAGCCCGATCAACGGGCACTGGATCTGGCGCCTGATCACATTTGGCTGGTGACGGATGATGGCAAGGGACTGAGCGATGAACTGGCCAAGAGCCTGCTTGCTCAGCAGCAACGTGTGGCCCGTCTGATCTTTGGCTGGCAACAAGGTAAGGGTGGTCGCAAGGGGATCAAGGGCGTGAACGATTACGTACTTGATCGTGCCGACGAAGCCACCTTGCAAGCCTTGTTGGATAAGTTGACCAAGGCTGAAGGTGCCATTGGCGGGGTGGTACACCTGCAAGCTGCAGTTGGTAACGTGAAATCGGTGGATGGGGCTTTCAATGCAGCAGATTACGACAGCGCCCGTACTGTCTTCACACTAGCCAAATTGTTGCAACCGGCCTTCAGCCAGATCAATAACGGCCGCAGCTTCTTCTTCGTGGTCAGCCAGCTGGATGGTGAGTTGGGAACGGCAGGTCGTGGCATGTTCCCGGTGGTGGCATCGGGTATGACCGGGCTGACCAAGTCGCTGAACATCGAATGGGAAGACAGCTTCTGCCGTACCGTTGACATTGACCCGAAAGCCAGCAAGGCAGCCGCAGCTACCATGATTCTGGAAGAGTTGGGCGATGCGCAGACCGATGTTGGCGAGATTGGCCGGGGTGCAAAAGGCGAACGGTTTGGTCTGGGTTTTGAGCAGGTAGCCATCGATGGCCAGCCATCGCTGACCGATATCGATGCGAAATCGGTGTTCGTGGTAACCGGTGGGGCACGCGGCATTACCGCCGAATGCGTGATCGCCTTGGCCAAGCGGTATCCGGCACGTTTTGCCTTGTTGGGTCGTACCCGTATCGACGGGCCGGTACCTGCCTGGGCAGAGGGTGTCAACGAGGTCAATGGCCTCAAGGCTAGCGCCATCAAGTATTTGCAAGCGCAGGGTGAGCAACCGACGCCGGTAAAAGTGGACCGCATGCTGAAGGATGTGCTGCAGATTGCCGAGGTGAAGCAGACCATTGCCAAGGTGGCACAAGCCGGCGGTCAAGCGATCTACGTGGCGTGCGACATTGGCGATGCCAAGGATGTAGCCCGTGCAGTGGCAGACATCCAGCGCGAGCTGGGTACCGTCACAGGGCTGATCCACGGTGCTGGCAATCTGGCTGACAAGCGCATCGAGAAGAAGGTTGCCACTGATTTCGACAGCGTGTTCATGACCAAGGTCAAGGGCCTGGAGAACCTGCTGGCGGCAGTGAAGACCGACAAGCTCAAGCACGTGGTGGTGTTCTCGTCGGTATCTGGTTTCTTCGGTAATGCCGGGCAGACCGATTATTCGATGGCCAACGAAGTGCTGAACAAGTTTGCCTGGTTGTTCCAGTCGCAATATCCGAAGGCCTTTGTGCGTTCGATCAACTGGGGTCCATGGGACACTGGTATGGTCAATGACGTGCTGAAGAAAGCGTATGCGGAACGCAAGCTGGCGATCATTCCGACACAGACCGGTGTGGACCATTTCGTCAACGAATTCCGCAGCGCGGCCGTGCCACAGTTGCTGATTGGCGGTGGTAGTTATAAGGTCAGCCCGAAGGTGAAGCGGCTGCCAGCGGTCACTCGCGTGGTGCGTGAGCTGAATCCGGTTGACAACGGCTTCCTGCAGGATCATGTGGTCGGCAAGCATGCGGTGTTGCCAGCAACGGTGGCCGCAGGCTGGATGGTGCAGATCTGCGAAGACCTGCTGCCGGGTTACCACCTGGAAAAGCTGAGCGACTTCAAGGTACTGAAAGGCGTGGTATTCGACGAGGCGGAACAGCGCCGCTTCGTGGTGGAAATCAAGCCGATCAGCGCGCCGGAAAAGGGCAATGACCGTCATGTGCTGGCTGTCAGCGTGTTCAACGATAACGATGGCGAGCAACTGAACCGGTACCAGGCCACTGTGACCATGAGCCACGAAACGGTCGAACAGCCGATTTATGCCGAGGCCAAACTGAGTGGGGCGCTGGATCATCCGGCTATCTACGGTGACATGCGACAAGGTGCCTTGCTGTTCCATGGCGATGCATTCCGTGGCATCCAGCATCTGTTGAATGCCGACGAGAAGCGTTTGACAGCCAGTGGCACGTTGGCGGCTACGGAGGAGAACAAGCAGGGCCAGTTCCTGGTGAATTCGTTCAATCCGTATCTGGGTGATGTGTTTGTGCAGGCGCCGTTGGCGTGGCTGATGTTGCAATCCGACAAAGCCGGCCTGCCATCACAGATCGGCCAGTGGGAGCAGTTTGCCCCGGTTGCGTTCGACCAGCCGTTCTATCTGTCGATGATTGTGGTGTCACAAAGCCAGGCTGCCCTGGTGACCGACATCATCGTTCACGACGAGGCCAGCAAGGTGTTCAGCAAGCTGTCCGGGTTGACCTTCACTGTGTCGAAGAAACTACGCCAGCAATTGTGCGATCCGGAGACCACCGCGGTGGCTTGA